From Ancylobacter pratisalsi, one genomic window encodes:
- a CDS encoding DMT family transporter, with protein MAWVYLGIAGLLEVVFAMSMKSAEGFTRLGPTVLTVITGAFGFLCLGMALKDLPVSVAYPIWTAIGTLGTVLFGTLILGETLGVGKMICLAMIVIGITGLKAAV; from the coding sequence GTGGCCTGGGTCTATCTCGGTATTGCCGGTCTGCTCGAAGTGGTGTTCGCCATGAGCATGAAGAGTGCGGAGGGCTTCACCCGCCTCGGTCCAACTGTGCTGACGGTGATCACCGGGGCGTTCGGCTTCCTGTGCCTGGGCATGGCGTTGAAGGATCTGCCGGTGAGCGTGGCCTATCCAATCTGGACCGCCATCGGCACGCTGGGCACGGTGCTGTTCGGCACGCTCATTCTGGGCGAGACGCTGGGCGTGGGGAAGATGATCTGCCTGGCGATGATCGTGATCGGCATCACCGGGCTGAAGGCGGCAGTCTAG
- a CDS encoding FAD-dependent monooxygenase produces the protein MTRRPIAIAGAGIGGLTAAIALARAGFEVEILERAHALEEAGAGVQLAANATRCLASLGLYERVAANAVTPTGFAVMDGRRGAAIAQAPMGAQAEARFGGPFIVIHRADLQAALLGAAREIAGITLHLDRAVEGFEAAADGVSVHSHDGRTLQAQALIGADGLRSRVRQHLRPGARPVFRHRAAWRATVPAHALPAALATPVTRLWLGPGAHLVSYPVKSGTAINLVAVTPDERPVHGWSLEGAPDELLAHYRDWSPDARALLGAPERWLRWALFDLDPMPAWGQSTEPGAGTGPVTLLGDAAHAMPPFLAQGAAQAIEDAVVLARCLKDAPDASAALARYEGLRLSRTAAVQRAARSMDRIYHLSGPARMARDLVMRARAGSALLERYRWIYGWSAETA, from the coding sequence ATGACGCGCCGCCCCATCGCCATTGCCGGCGCCGGCATAGGCGGGCTCACGGCCGCCATAGCGCTGGCGCGGGCGGGGTTCGAGGTCGAGATTCTGGAGCGCGCCCACGCGCTTGAAGAAGCCGGGGCCGGTGTTCAGCTCGCCGCCAATGCCACCCGATGCCTCGCCTCGCTCGGCCTTTATGAACGCGTCGCCGCCAACGCCGTGACCCCCACGGGCTTCGCCGTCATGGACGGCCGGCGCGGCGCCGCGATCGCGCAGGCCCCGATGGGCGCGCAAGCCGAAGCCCGCTTCGGCGGCCCCTTCATCGTCATTCACCGCGCCGACCTCCAGGCCGCCCTGCTCGGCGCGGCCCGCGAAATCGCGGGAATCACGCTCCATCTCGATCGCGCGGTCGAGGGTTTCGAGGCGGCGGCGGACGGTGTTTCGGTCCACAGTCACGACGGACGGACCCTGCAGGCGCAGGCGCTCATCGGCGCGGACGGGCTGCGCTCGCGGGTGCGCCAGCATCTTCGGCCCGGCGCACGGCCCGTGTTCCGCCACCGCGCCGCCTGGCGCGCCACCGTCCCCGCGCACGCCCTGCCCGCCGCCCTCGCCACCCCGGTGACGCGGCTCTGGCTCGGGCCGGGGGCGCATCTGGTCAGCTATCCGGTGAAATCCGGCACGGCGATCAACCTCGTGGCGGTGACGCCGGACGAGCGTCCCGTCCATGGCTGGAGCCTGGAGGGCGCGCCGGACGAGCTTCTCGCCCATTACCGCGACTGGAGCCCGGACGCCCGCGCGCTGCTCGGCGCCCCGGAGCGCTGGCTGCGCTGGGCGCTGTTCGACCTCGACCCGATGCCGGCATGGGGCCAGAGCACGGAACCTGGAGCGGGGACGGGGCCCGTCACCCTGCTCGGCGACGCCGCCCACGCCATGCCGCCCTTCCTCGCCCAGGGCGCGGCGCAGGCGATCGAGGATGCCGTGGTGCTCGCCCGCTGCCTGAAGGATGCCCCCGACGCCTCGGCCGCCCTTGCCCGCTATGAAGGGCTGCGCCTGTCCCGCACGGCCGCGGTGCAGCGCGCGGCGCGCTCCATGGATCGCATCTATCACCTTTCCGGCCCGGCGCGGATGGCGCGCGATCTGGTCATGCGCGCGCGGGCGGGCAGCGCGCTGCTGGAACGCTACCGGTGGATCTATGGCTGGAGCGCCGAGACGGCCTAG
- a CDS encoding zinc-finger domain-containing protein encodes MAGHVVPHFHNSAGVPTITVAAKEFMCVGALPPYDHPHVFLDMGSDDEIICPYCSTLYKFNAKLHGTESVPPGCLYETPVAA; translated from the coding sequence ATGGCGGGTCACGTCGTTCCCCATTTTCATAATTCGGCGGGCGTCCCGACCATCACTGTCGCTGCCAAGGAATTCATGTGCGTCGGCGCACTGCCGCCCTACGACCACCCGCATGTCTTCCTCGACATGGGATCGGATGACGAGATCATCTGCCCCTATTGCTCCACCCTCTACAAATTCAACGCCAAGCTTCACGGCACGGAATCGGTGCCTCCCGGCTGCCTCTATGAGACGCCGGTCGCCGCCTGA
- a CDS encoding alpha/beta fold hydrolase gives MPTFQHDGIEFAYLDEGEGDPVILVHGFGSTKEINWVGPGWVSTLTGAGRRAIALDNRGHGASGKLYDSAAYDPWIMARDVLALMDHLGLPRADLIGYSMGGRISACVALEAPERVRSLILGGIGIHLVEGAGLPLTIADAMRAPSLDEVSDPMGRTFRAFADQTKADREALAACIVGSRRTLSGAEVASLAVPTLIAVGTSDDIAGAAAPLGALIPGAQVVDIPGRDHMRAVGDAVFKKAALAFLEGRA, from the coding sequence ATGCCGACCTTTCAGCACGACGGTATCGAATTTGCCTATCTCGACGAGGGGGAGGGCGATCCGGTCATTCTCGTCCATGGCTTCGGTTCGACCAAGGAGATCAACTGGGTCGGGCCCGGCTGGGTTTCGACGCTGACCGGCGCCGGGCGCCGGGCGATCGCGCTCGACAATCGCGGCCACGGCGCCTCCGGCAAGCTTTACGACTCGGCGGCCTATGATCCGTGGATCATGGCGCGCGACGTGCTGGCGCTGATGGACCATCTCGGCCTGCCACGCGCCGACCTGATCGGCTATTCGATGGGCGGGCGGATCAGCGCATGTGTCGCACTGGAGGCGCCCGAGCGGGTGCGCTCGCTCATTCTCGGCGGCATCGGCATCCATCTCGTGGAGGGGGCGGGACTGCCGCTGACCATCGCGGACGCCATGCGCGCGCCGAGCCTCGATGAGGTGAGCGATCCGATGGGGCGCACCTTCCGCGCCTTCGCCGACCAGACCAAGGCCGACCGCGAGGCGCTGGCGGCGTGCATCGTCGGCTCGCGCCGCACGTTGAGCGGCGCGGAGGTGGCAAGCCTCGCCGTGCCGACGCTGATCGCGGTGGGCACGAGCGACGACATCGCCGGCGCCGCGGCCCCGCTCGGCGCGCTCATTCCCGGCGCGCAGGTGGTCGACATTCCCGGCCGCGACCACATGCGCGCGGTGGGGGACGCCGTGTTCAAGAAGGCGGCGCTGGCGTTTCTGGAGGGCCGGGCGTGA
- the cysE gene encoding serine O-acetyltransferase, which translates to MAQNSLHRVDMHGRALDKVDPVWSRIRAEAEDIAAREPALASFIFSTVLYHHTLERAVAHRISQRLDHVDVPGELIRQAFDDAVAADPELGVAFRADILAVCDRDPATERAIEPLLYYKGFHAIQTHRLAHWLWRNGRKDFALYLQSRSSAVHQVDINPAAPFGRGIFFDHATGIVVGETAVIEDNVSILQGVTLGGTGKEHGDRHPKIRHGVLLGAGAKVLGNIEVGHCARVAAGSVVLKAVPPKTTVAGVPARVVGEAGCSQPSRSMNQTFEPGGAGEAG; encoded by the coding sequence ATGGCGCAGAACTCACTCCATCGCGTCGACATGCATGGCCGCGCGCTCGACAAGGTCGATCCGGTCTGGTCGCGCATTCGCGCGGAAGCCGAGGACATTGCCGCGCGCGAGCCGGCGCTGGCGAGCTTCATCTTTTCCACCGTGCTCTATCACCACACGCTGGAGCGCGCGGTGGCGCACCGCATTTCCCAGCGGCTCGACCATGTCGACGTGCCGGGCGAACTGATCCGGCAGGCCTTCGACGACGCGGTGGCGGCCGACCCCGAGCTTGGCGTCGCCTTCCGCGCCGACATTCTCGCCGTGTGTGATCGCGACCCGGCGACGGAGCGGGCCATCGAGCCGCTGCTCTATTACAAGGGCTTCCACGCCATTCAGACCCACCGGCTGGCGCACTGGCTGTGGCGCAACGGGCGCAAGGACTTCGCGCTTTATCTGCAGAGCCGCTCCTCGGCCGTGCACCAGGTCGACATCAACCCGGCGGCTCCGTTCGGGCGGGGCATCTTCTTCGACCATGCCACCGGCATCGTGGTCGGCGAGACCGCCGTGATCGAGGATAATGTCTCGATCCTGCAGGGCGTGACGCTGGGCGGCACCGGCAAGGAGCATGGCGACCGCCACCCGAAGATCCGCCACGGCGTGCTGCTGGGCGCCGGCGCCAAGGTGCTGGGCAATATCGAGGTTGGCCATTGCGCCCGCGTGGCGGCCGGCTCCGTGGTGCTCAAAGCCGTGCCGCCCAAGACCACCGTGGCCGGCGTTCCCGCCCGCGTGGTGGGCGAGGCCGGCTGTTCGCAGCCCTCGCGCAGCATGAACCAGACCTTCGAGCCCGGCGGCGCCGGCGAGGCGGGCTGA
- a CDS encoding DUF3126 family protein, producing MEKKDCERIQTYMRRLFSNTQIRVVGRPKKKDSAEVYLGDEFIGVMFEDKEDGDLSYNFQMAILDTDLEEDE from the coding sequence TTGGAGAAGAAGGATTGCGAGCGCATCCAGACCTATATGCGCCGCTTGTTCAGCAACACGCAGATCCGCGTCGTCGGCCGTCCCAAGAAGAAGGATTCGGCCGAGGTCTATCTCGGTGACGAGTTCATCGGCGTCATGTTCGAGGACAAGGAAGACGGGGATCTTTCCTACAACTTCCAGATGGCCATCCTCGATACCGATCTCGAAGAAGACGAGTGA
- a CDS encoding gamma carbonic anhydrase family protein: MTIYALDGIAPDVPALGRYWIAPSAEVIGNVLLGDEASVWFGSVIRGDNERITLGSRVNIQELCVLHTDPGFPMTIGDDCTIGHKAMLHGCTIGENSLIGMGATVLNGARIGRNCLVGAGALVTEGKEFPDNSLIVGAPAKAIRTLDESWEKRIHGTAAHYVRNWRRFSDGLKKLD; encoded by the coding sequence ATGACGATCTACGCGCTTGACGGCATTGCGCCGGATGTTCCGGCGCTGGGGCGTTACTGGATCGCGCCCTCCGCCGAGGTCATCGGCAATGTGCTGCTGGGCGACGAGGCGAGCGTGTGGTTCGGCTCGGTGATCCGCGGCGACAATGAGCGCATCACGCTCGGCTCCCGGGTGAACATCCAGGAGCTGTGCGTGCTGCACACCGACCCCGGTTTCCCCATGACCATCGGGGATGACTGCACCATCGGCCACAAGGCCATGCTGCATGGCTGCACCATTGGCGAGAACAGTCTGATCGGCATGGGCGCGACGGTGCTGAACGGCGCCCGGATCGGGCGTAACTGCCTTGTCGGCGCCGGCGCGCTGGTGACCGAAGGCAAGGAATTTCCCGACAATTCGCTGATCGTGGGGGCGCCGGCCAAGGCGATCCGCACGCTCGACGAGAGTTGGGAGAAGCGCATCCACGGTACCGCCGCGCATTATGTGCGCAACTGGCGCCGTTTCTCCGACGGACTCAAGAAGCTTGACTGA
- a CDS encoding transglutaminase-like cysteine peptidase, with translation MKKRLERALLAAAVAVVAGTMAGALVGNVPAEANDRVAMHSSFAPNMIAGGDTSTPIGYAQFCAASPAECGGGNHRGGKVAVSDADLAQLAAVNDDINMRIKPMTDIDHYGVVELWTYPNDGYGDCEDYVLLKRRTLIELGWPAETLLITVVRDHQGEGHSVLTVVTDHGDLVLDNQEAAIMPWHETGYRFVKRQAQGSPDQWVSLGDVLAPLTVGRN, from the coding sequence ATGAAAAAGAGGCTCGAACGGGCCCTTCTCGCGGCGGCGGTGGCGGTCGTGGCAGGTACGATGGCAGGCGCGTTGGTGGGCAATGTTCCCGCCGAGGCGAATGACCGGGTGGCGATGCATTCAAGCTTCGCGCCCAACATGATCGCCGGCGGGGACACCTCCACGCCGATCGGCTACGCCCAGTTCTGCGCCGCCTCGCCCGCCGAATGCGGTGGCGGCAACCATCGCGGCGGCAAGGTCGCCGTCAGCGATGCCGACCTCGCCCAGCTCGCGGCGGTGAACGACGACATCAACATGCGCATCAAGCCGATGACCGACATCGATCATTATGGAGTGGTCGAGCTGTGGACCTACCCCAATGACGGCTATGGCGACTGCGAGGATTACGTCCTGCTCAAGCGCCGCACGCTGATCGAGCTGGGCTGGCCGGCCGAAACGCTGCTCATCACCGTGGTCCGTGACCATCAGGGCGAAGGTCACTCGGTGCTTACCGTCGTCACCGATCACGGCGATCTGGTGCTCGACAATCAGGAAGCGGCGATCATGCCGTGGCACGAAACAGGCTATCGTTTCGTCAAGCGCCAGGCGCAGGGCAGTCCGGACCAGTGGGTGTCGCTCGGCGACGTACTCGCCCCGCTCACCGTCGGCCGCAACTGA
- a CDS encoding rhomboid family intramembrane serine protease encodes MLDTTQLSHQKGQPLLNVPTVITVLAVVMLAIQLVRDYLDPDSAVEVLALFAFIPARYDPSVFAEGVLPGGWGADLWTFVTYAFLHGGWTHVGLNLLWLLAFGSPVARRFGTVRFLLFFAVTAAAGAGLHLLTHEGEVVPVIGASASVSGCMAAAIRFMFASEAHVPWGADMYSQSVNYPAAPLTVVMRDRRVLAFVVVWFLINLGVGLAGTSGMVDGSVAWEAHIGGFLVGLLMFPLFDPVGRTPGPGPYADRRV; translated from the coding sequence GTGCTTGATACGACCCAGCTTTCCCACCAGAAAGGCCAGCCGCTCCTCAACGTGCCGACGGTGATCACCGTCCTGGCCGTGGTGATGCTCGCCATCCAGCTGGTGCGCGACTATCTCGACCCGGACAGCGCGGTCGAGGTGCTGGCGCTGTTCGCCTTCATTCCCGCGCGCTACGACCCCTCGGTGTTTGCCGAGGGCGTGCTGCCCGGTGGCTGGGGCGCGGATCTGTGGACCTTCGTCACCTATGCCTTCCTGCATGGCGGCTGGACCCACGTCGGGCTGAACCTGCTGTGGCTGCTGGCCTTCGGCAGCCCGGTCGCCCGGCGATTCGGTACCGTGCGTTTCCTGCTGTTCTTCGCCGTGACGGCGGCGGCGGGGGCGGGGCTGCATCTTCTCACCCATGAGGGCGAGGTGGTGCCGGTGATCGGCGCCTCGGCGTCGGTGTCGGGCTGCATGGCGGCGGCGATACGCTTCATGTTCGCCTCCGAGGCCCATGTGCCCTGGGGAGCGGACATGTACAGCCAGTCGGTGAACTACCCCGCCGCCCCGCTGACCGTGGTGATGCGTGACCGCAGGGTGCTGGCCTTTGTCGTGGTGTGGTTCCTGATCAATCTGGGCGTCGGCCTTGCCGGGACCAGCGGCATGGTCGACGGCAGCGTGGCGTGGGAAGCCCATATTGGCGGCTTCCTCGTCGGGCTGCTCATGTTTCCGCTGTTCGATCCCGTCGGCCGGACCCCTGGCCCCGGCCCGTATGCCGACCGCCGCGTCTGA
- a CDS encoding CBS domain-containing protein yields MTVRSILDEKGYDVQTISPGSTLREAVEVLAEKRIGAIVVTDADKRVVGILSERDAVRVIGRDGPGRLNDPVSAVMTSKVVTADGNETVHQVMEHMTGGRFRHLPVVQGGKLIGIISIGDVVKHRLAEMERESVAMREYIMST; encoded by the coding sequence ATGACCGTGAGGTCGATACTCGACGAGAAGGGTTACGACGTTCAAACCATCAGCCCCGGTTCCACGCTTCGCGAAGCGGTGGAGGTGCTGGCGGAAAAGCGCATCGGCGCCATCGTGGTGACGGATGCCGACAAGCGCGTGGTTGGCATTCTTTCCGAACGTGATGCCGTGCGCGTCATCGGACGCGACGGGCCGGGACGGCTGAACGATCCGGTAAGCGCGGTGATGACCAGCAAGGTCGTGACCGCCGACGGCAACGAGACCGTGCATCAGGTGATGGAACACATGACCGGCGGGCGGTTTCGCCATCTGCCGGTGGTGCAGGGCGGCAAGCTGATCGGCATCATCTCGATCGGCGACGTGGTCAAGCATCGGCTGGCGGAGATGGAGCGCGAAAGCGTCGCCATGCGCGAGTACATAATGTCCACCTGA
- the hisI gene encoding phosphoribosyl-AMP cyclohydrolase gives MSNSASLFAPRGDTAAVEEGDRLSPKFDADGLITAVAVDADDGAVLMVAHMDAHALALTIETGEAHYYSRSRRKLWKKGEESGHVQKLVELSVDCDQDAVVMRVRMGGTGAACHTGHRSCFFRSVPLGNVPSPELRLAVNDSGKLFDPAQVYGAPKKTDTPRF, from the coding sequence GTGTCCAATTCCGCGTCTCTTTTCGCCCCGCGCGGCGACACGGCCGCCGTCGAGGAGGGCGATCGTCTGTCACCCAAATTCGACGCCGACGGCCTGATCACCGCTGTCGCCGTCGATGCCGATGACGGCGCCGTGCTGATGGTCGCCCACATGGATGCGCATGCGCTGGCCCTCACCATCGAGACCGGCGAGGCGCACTATTACAGCCGCTCGCGTCGCAAGCTGTGGAAGAAGGGCGAGGAGAGCGGCCACGTCCAGAAGCTGGTCGAGCTCAGCGTCGACTGCGACCAGGACGCTGTGGTGATGCGGGTGCGCATGGGCGGCACCGGCGCGGCCTGCCACACCGGGCACCGCTCCTGCTTCTTCCGCTCGGTTCCGCTCGGCAACGTGCCTTCGCCGGAACTGCGCCTCGCGGTCAATGATTCCGGCAAGCTGTTCGACCCGGCACAGGTCTACGGCGCGCCGAAGAAGACCGACACGCCGCGCTTCTGA
- the folE gene encoding GTP cyclohydrolase I FolE, with the protein MDAVLKSLMASAKSEADAAAQANAAIDASTRPSREEAEAAVRTLIAWAGDDPEREGLIDTPKRVVRAYEELYSGYRTTTGTLLDRTFGEIGNFDDLVLVRDIEFHSHCEHHMVPFVGKVHLAYFPVERVVGLSKIARIVDVFARRLQTQEHLTSQILTAIDEALKPRGVAILIEAEHMCMAMRGVRKSGASTVTTQFTGVFRDDPQEQVRFMSLLRGVRS; encoded by the coding sequence ATGGATGCCGTGCTTAAATCCCTGATGGCCAGCGCCAAGAGCGAAGCGGATGCCGCCGCCCAGGCCAACGCCGCGATCGACGCGTCCACGCGCCCCTCGCGCGAGGAAGCGGAAGCGGCGGTGCGCACCCTCATCGCGTGGGCGGGGGACGACCCCGAGCGCGAGGGCCTGATCGACACGCCCAAGCGGGTGGTCCGGGCCTATGAGGAGCTCTACAGCGGCTACCGCACCACGACTGGCACCCTTCTCGACCGCACCTTCGGCGAAATCGGCAATTTCGACGATCTGGTTCTTGTCCGCGACATCGAATTCCACTCCCACTGCGAGCACCACATGGTGCCGTTCGTGGGAAAGGTTCACCTTGCCTATTTCCCGGTGGAGCGGGTGGTCGGCCTGTCGAAGATCGCGCGCATTGTCGACGTCTTCGCCCGCCGCCTGCAGACCCAGGAGCACCTGACCTCGCAGATCCTCACCGCGATCGACGAGGCGCTGAAGCCGCGCGGCGTGGCCATCCTCATCGAGGCCGAGCACATGTGCATGGCGATGCGCGGCGTGCGCAAGTCGGGCGCGTCCACCGTCACCACCCAGTTCACGGGTGTGTTCCGCGACGACCCGCAGGAGCAGGTGCGCTTCATGAGCCTGCTGCGCGGTGTCCGGTCATGA
- a CDS encoding iron-sulfur cluster assembly scaffold protein codes for MLNEVYNRRILELAADIPRLGRLASPDATATAHSKLCGSTVTIDLALRDGVVSDFAHEVRACALGQASSSIMGEHVVGSTAAELREVREVMRRMLKENGPAPTGRWAELAVLEPVRDYKARHASTLLTFDAVVDALDQIEARASTPASAEQAAE; via the coding sequence ATGCTGAACGAGGTTTATAATCGCCGCATACTTGAACTGGCTGCGGACATACCACGGCTCGGGCGTCTTGCCTCGCCGGATGCGACGGCAACGGCGCATTCCAAACTTTGCGGCTCGACGGTGACCATCGATCTCGCCCTGCGCGATGGCGTGGTCAGCGACTTCGCACATGAGGTGCGGGCCTGCGCGCTCGGGCAGGCGTCGTCCTCGATCATGGGCGAGCATGTGGTGGGCTCCACCGCCGCCGAGCTGCGCGAGGTGCGCGAGGTCATGCGCCGGATGCTCAAAGAGAACGGCCCGGCCCCCACCGGGCGCTGGGCGGAACTCGCGGTGCTGGAACCGGTGCGCGACTACAAGGCGCGCCACGCCTCGACCCTGCTGACCTTCGACGCCGTGGTCGACGCGCTCGACCAGATCGAGGCCCGCGCCTCGACCCCCGCGTCGGCGGAGCAGGCGGCCGAGTAA
- the yidD gene encoding membrane protein insertion efficiency factor YidD, producing MTLREAIGRLPRLVLRVPILFYRYTLSAFMGRQCRYLPTCSEFAEEAIEQHGAWAGGWMAAGRVCRCHPWGGHGFEPVPVELPPKAVWYMPWRYARAPGKDAGGKL from the coding sequence ATGACGCTTCGCGAGGCGATCGGCCGGCTGCCCCGGCTCGTGCTGCGGGTGCCGATCCTGTTCTACCGCTACACCCTGTCCGCCTTCATGGGGCGGCAGTGTCGCTATCTGCCGACCTGCTCGGAATTCGCCGAAGAAGCGATCGAGCAGCATGGCGCCTGGGCCGGGGGATGGATGGCGGCAGGGCGGGTGTGCCGCTGCCACCCCTGGGGCGGGCATGGCTTTGAGCCCGTGCCTGTCGAATTGCCGCCAAAAGCGGTGTGGTATATGCCGTGGCGCTACGCCCGCGCGCCCGGGAAGGACGCGGGCGGCAAACTGTAA
- the thrS gene encoding threonine--tRNA ligase, which translates to MSENPASENVAGGPATVNLTFPDGAVRAFASGTTGTEVAASIAKSLAKKSLAMKLDGALTDLSDPITTDARFELVTRESPDALELIRHDAAHVLAQAVQELWPGTQVTIGPVIENGFYYDFFRNEPFSLDDFPAIEKKMREIIARDAPFSKEVWDRDETKRVFAEKGEAFKVELVDAIPADQTIKIYKQGEWFDLCRGPHMPSVGKVGDAFKLMKVAGAYWRGDSRNPMLTRIYGTAWRTREELDTYLHQLEEAEKRDHRRLGREMDLFHFQEEGPGVVFWHPKGWSMFQNLIAYMRRRLAADYQEVNAPQVLDKSLWETSGHWGWYKDNMFKVQPAGDTEDNDRVYALKPMNCPGHVQIFKHGLKSYRDLPLRFAEFGAVHRYEPSGALHGLMRVRGFTQDDAHIFCTEEQMAAECLKINDLILSTYADFGFEEIVVKLSTRPDKRVGSDEVWDHAEEVMGRVLKQIEAQSGGRIKTDILPGEGAFYGPKFEYTLRDAIGREWQCGTTQVDFNLPERFGAFYVDADGSKKTPVMIHRAICGSMERFTGILIEHFAGHFPLWLAPTQSVVATITSDGDDYAREIAAAATKMGLRVSTDLRNEKINYKVREHSHAKVPALLVVGRKEAADRTVSIRRLGSPNQTTLPLDEALAALVAEACPPDTARAD; encoded by the coding sequence ATGTCCGAAAATCCCGCGAGTGAGAACGTTGCCGGCGGCCCGGCAACCGTGAACCTCACCTTTCCCGACGGCGCCGTCCGAGCCTTTGCCTCCGGCACCACCGGCACCGAGGTCGCCGCCTCCATCGCCAAGTCGCTCGCCAAGAAGTCGCTGGCGATGAAGCTCGACGGTGCGCTGACCGATCTTTCCGACCCTATCACCACGGATGCCCGCTTCGAGCTGGTCACCCGCGAAAGCCCGGACGCGCTGGAGCTGATCCGCCACGACGCGGCGCATGTGCTCGCGCAGGCGGTGCAGGAACTGTGGCCCGGCACGCAGGTGACCATCGGCCCGGTGATCGAGAACGGATTCTATTACGACTTCTTCCGCAATGAGCCGTTCTCGCTGGACGATTTCCCCGCCATCGAGAAGAAGATGCGCGAGATCATCGCCCGCGATGCGCCCTTCTCCAAGGAAGTGTGGGACCGCGACGAGACCAAGCGCGTCTTCGCCGAGAAGGGCGAGGCGTTCAAGGTCGAGCTGGTGGACGCTATCCCCGCCGACCAGACGATCAAGATCTACAAGCAGGGCGAGTGGTTCGACCTCTGCCGGGGCCCGCACATGCCGAGCGTGGGCAAGGTGGGCGACGCCTTCAAGCTGATGAAGGTGGCCGGGGCCTACTGGCGCGGGGATTCCCGCAACCCGATGCTGACGCGCATCTACGGCACCGCGTGGCGCACCCGCGAGGAGCTGGACACCTATCTCCACCAGCTGGAGGAGGCGGAAAAGCGCGACCATCGCCGGCTTGGCCGGGAGATGGACCTGTTCCACTTCCAGGAGGAAGGGCCGGGCGTCGTGTTCTGGCACCCGAAGGGCTGGAGCATGTTCCAGAACCTCATCGCCTATATGCGCCGGCGCCTTGCCGCCGACTACCAGGAGGTGAACGCCCCGCAGGTGCTGGACAAGTCGCTGTGGGAGACCTCGGGCCACTGGGGCTGGTACAAGGACAACATGTTCAAGGTGCAGCCCGCCGGCGACACCGAGGACAATGACCGGGTCTATGCGCTGAAGCCGATGAACTGCCCCGGCCATGTGCAGATCTTCAAACACGGGCTGAAAAGCTACCGCGACCTGCCCCTGCGCTTCGCCGAATTCGGCGCGGTGCACCGCTACGAGCCCTCTGGCGCGCTGCACGGGCTGATGCGGGTGCGCGGCTTCACCCAGGACGACGCCCACATCTTCTGCACCGAGGAGCAGATGGCGGCGGAGTGCCTGAAGATCAACGATCTGATCCTGTCGACCTATGCCGATTTCGGCTTCGAGGAAATCGTGGTGAAGCTCTCCACGCGCCCGGACAAGCGCGTCGGCTCCGACGAGGTGTGGGACCACGCCGAGGAGGTGATGGGCCGGGTGCTGAAGCAGATCGAGGCGCAGTCCGGCGGCCGCATCAAGACCGACATCCTGCCGGGCGAGGGCGCGTTCTACGGGCCGAAATTCGAGTACACGCTGCGCGACGCCATCGGGCGCGAGTGGCAGTGCGGCACCACGCAGGTCGACTTCAACCTGCCCGAACGCTTCGGCGCGTTCTATGTCGACGCCGACGGCAGCAAGAAGACGCCGGTGATGATCCATCGCGCCATCTGCGGCTCGATGGAGCGCTTCACCGGCATCCTGATCGAGCACTTCGCCGGGCATTTCCCGCTGTGGCTGGCGCCGACGCAGTCGGTGGTCGCGACGATCACGTCCGACGGCGACGACTATGCGCGGGAGATTGCGGCGGCGGCCACCAAGATGGGGCTGCGCGTGAGCACCGACCTGCGCAACGAGAAGATCAACTACAAGGTCCGCGAGCACTCCCACGCCAAGGTGCCCGCGCTGCTGGTGGTGGGTCGCAAGGAAGCCGCGGATCGGACGGTTTCGATCCGCCGCCTGGGTTCTCCGAACCAGACCACGCTGCCGCTGGACGAAGCGCTGGCGGCGCTGGTGGCCGAGGCCTGCCCGCCCGATACCGCACGGGCGGACTGA